The genomic interval AGCGTTCTACAACGGAATTCAAATCAAAggtcgaggatgaagagttgGCTGTTGTtaaagaagatggtgttggagatgatgcAAAGTGGGAGGTGAAGCGTCGTGGAGGGAGTGGAGGCAGATGATGTTCGTGCCAGGACGACGGATAGCGAGAAGAGATATTTTGGAAAGTGGAGTAATAAAGAAGAATTGTGGCTTGGATGATATATACACTACATCCGTCAGAGAAGCTTGATACTGAAAAACTCACAAATGAGCTCGAGAATAATGGTCTTCTTGTGCAATGGTCGCCTTAAATAGGTCCGAGACATACACGTCCGGCGACGGTGGATCCTTGGCAATCGAATCAGCCGCGTTCTGCAAATCATTACAAGAATCTTACAGGTCCATATTCTGGCCATGGCCTGGGTAGTGGCGTGCGGATCTGTGCCAAGTCAATATTGGCAGGAAGCCCAAATGCGATTGAGGCCGCTAAGTCCAGCATAATCACGTCCCAGCTGGCAACACTCTGAATGAGAAACAATAGTCTCTTTGCAAGCGAAAATCCACCCACAATGCATAGATACGGTCCGCTATCTCAATGTAATCCCTGGCTGGGAGGCATATTGGGTTTCGAGTGCGAAGGAGTAATTCTCGGCGAGGACCTCCAAGATCGGTGGAAGACGAGATGTGCTCAAAGCCGGCAGAGAGGACGATCCTAATTGATTCTCAGTGAGAAACTGCCTCGATTCTCATGCGCTCTCACTAACCGACATGCGGTACTTGTCATCAGTACAGCCTGGAACCGTCAGTGACAATTAACGCAGATAGTTTGGGCCCAGAGTCACCTCTGCTTTTCGACTTTGTCCCCACAGCCATTCTGCCATTAGAGCCGCAGCTCTCATCAAATCCAACATATTTCCTGGCAACGAAGCTGAATCCTTTATTGCCTCTTTCAAGGCAAAATCACCTTTCTCGAAGAAACTCTCTTCCCTGGCTCTTATGTGTTCTAACGGCGAAGCCTGGCAAACACTCAAAAACTGAATGTCAGCAGCTAGTCTTGATGTGTGCCCTTACCATAGCATTCAGCAGGGCGGGATGAGGTCTGTCTAAAGGGTCAGAAGAGATCAGCCGTTCATAAAAGCGGGCTATATTCATCTCCATGCCAGAAGATACTTGGTTTGAAAAGTACAGCCACAAACTACAGCCTCGAATCAGAGATCACGGAAAGCACTTCGTATGTAGTGAAACATACATACCAATGCTCTTGAGCTGTAGCATCCATATCTGGTACATCTGTGGCACGGGGGTCAGGGATTGATAACAACCATGAGAGATCAACTTCGTCCAAATGTGAAGGCATTGGTTGATTCCTCTCTCCTAAGGAAGGTTGATGAAAGAAGGCCAAATTAGACGTAGTCTGATGCAGTTCTTGCCTAGGTGGGTCCAGGCCAGGAGTCTGAGATTGAGAAGCTCGCTGTCTGGGAGAGTAAGGATGTGTCACTCTATAGGAATGCAAGTTCAGCCAAAGGGCAATGAAGGAATAACAACGTAACATACGCTCTTGGAGGGTCAAGGGCTCGGAGGGATTGTGTACTGCGATCTCCATCCACTGTCCTTCCAATGTTGGAGCCTGAAGAACATAGATCGACATGTATCACTCATAAATAGCAACAATTGGAGAACCCCAAAGTTTACTCACGGGAAGGAGGGTAATGACAAGTCTTACTGTGTCGCACACAATTTGAACAGGCAGGCTTCTCTGCCGGGCATCTCTACATACTCGTACGATTACTATTCAAAGTCGGAGCCCATTGATGGATGATAAGACTCACCACCTTTCTGGCCTTACACTCACTACATGCAGAGCCTCTACGGACTGTGAATCAGCATGGGACATAAGCTATGCAAAAAGTGACTGCTTTGTTTGGCGATGTACTTCGTTAAAGGTGGGCCTATCTCAAAGAATTAATATCTGGTGGGGTCATCTTCGGAAAGCTACTTACGCTTGTCGAAACGGTACTGGGCATGGCTGCTTCTCATAATGATGTCGGTAGTGAATAAGGGAGATGACTGTATGCATTGGCAGAAGTGCTTTCTGCCAACAAAATATAATAGCCAGCGCTTTGTTGCCCGTCGCTGACCGACACATCGCCGAGATATCGGCCATCGACCCCCTAACAAATAGAAGCCGAAGCGTGCATGCCGAAGCTCCGTAGCCATCAACGTAGAGCCTCGCTCGCTCCACTGACTGTACGTATTGCATGTACACAGCCGCGAACGGATGCTCGACGGCTGTACGTCTCCGCAATATGTCATGCATGCGTGCGTGGTGCATCAATTAAAGAGAATGACAGGACGCTAGACAAAGAATTAACAGATAATACTAGTACAATAGCCGAAATTGCTCATCGCAAGATTGCAAAAAGATAAAAGGCTACATGATTCCAACAATACAACTGACAAACCGGATACAGTATACGCTATGATCCGCCTTTTATAGCATCCACCATGTAAGTCATCAAGGCCGAATAGATGGCATTTTGGTCCACCCCACTCATGGGGTTGACAAAATGTTCACCTTCTACATGGTCATCTTTCATACTTTCTATGTCAGTTGGCCTGGTCTCTCCTGACAACCGTGAGTCCCATCTCGCCCTCATGTTTTTATTAGCAGATACCGAAGCAGCTGGGTCTGAAGGAAGGTGGTTAAGCTGTGTTATTGGAGATGTTGCAGGAAGATGATTGGGTTCGGAACTCTGCACAAACTGCAGATTGGTCGAGTTCCGTTCAGGTGTAGGGTGATCTGGAAATTGGTTGGCATCAGACTCATTGACCGACAAGTGATTCCAGTAGTACTGTGGAAGCTGGAAAAGATTAACGGGCGCTAGATCTGTAGGGTTTTCCATCAACGTGGGAATGGCATAGGCTTGCTGGGGGCCATTGGAAGTAAATTGCTGTCGCACAGCGCGCAAGCCGTCCTCGATGGAGGGCGGAGGCTCTATTTGGCCTGCATTTTGATCTTTTGTACCGCGTTGGTCGTCTTCTGGCGATGACAGGTGTAGACCGCCTCGAATGACTTACGAATATGATGAGCTAATTTGCAGCGGTTTACTAATTGGCAACTCACGACCTTCAAAGAATACTCGGTGggcagaggcagaagcccaagaagaggaaaattCCCGTAGCCATAGGCAGCACTGTGAGAAGTTGATCTTGGCTCGGTTGGCCAAAGCCGGGTCACTTGAAACAGAGTCATAGGCTATATAAAGTCAGCGCGATGCACATGGAGCAtacaagaagagaatggaCCTTCAAATAGAGTTGTCAAACTCAGTAAATGAATGATATCGGAGCTGACATGCTGCAACAAACGATGCTTATCCAACATACTCAGAAGGTCCACAACAGCCTGGGCTGCATCTGAGCATATGGCATGGAAAGCTCTGGTGTCGTCTTCACCAGTAgtcggagaagaagcgacGGGATGTCTTCTGAGGAAGCGAGAGTAAAGAAGAATGCGCGAGGTATGATACCACTACAAGCCCAAAATGAGCGACTTTCAGGTATCATGTTTGTGTGACTCACTGTAACCCCCACCACATGATGAGGTAAAGGAGAAGCTTCACTCTTTGTGTCCACATCGAGCCATGACGGTAAAGATTGTTTCCACAGGGTCAGTTGTCTCGCgattctctctctttcttgtcCTAAATGCCTCCTCTGGCCTGCCTCTTCTGAAAATTGCCTGTCCCACCATTCCGAGCTTCCTTGAAGATTCGGACCTTCCATCTCTAAGTCTAGTATCTCCTCAACGAGCATAGCCATTCGGCATGTCCAAACAAAACAGCTCATCACATAGCCTCGCTT from Cryptococcus neoformans var. neoformans B-3501A chromosome 9, whole genome shotgun sequence carries:
- a CDS encoding hypothetical protein (HMMPfam hit to Fungal_trans, Fungal specific transcription factor domain, score: 68.5, E(): 1.7e-17), whose translation is MAEDDASQNTSRKRSSRACDSCKIRRSKCEDIKEISGVGPTCKACREENQECLYTLPVRKRGPARGFKNHINQSSQNVEGSQQSQAQHSGFSGSSVYYGQDQAIRRNSGSHSPVADSSNRPHILLRQVEPFFGIPTNMVDRLLAVYFTHVHNVWPLICKPVFNPHHTSAHLLLSMLAVAVCVAPEAAADGFNSETLFVMAERALLQRRMEIRVDIIQSFVLMSLRQTGCGDKKSAAVYANRASTMAFIMGLHLDPGTPPAGSGHAKTALTYEHDTRARVYWNCYVLDKVIAEETGRPFILPYRRSSIPFPSINEVDELEAWPPLPMSSAPLPQSVRHVNPKRGYVMSCFVWTCRMAMLVEEILDLEMEGPNLQGSSEWWDRQFSEEAGQRRHLGQERERIARQLTLWKQSLPSWLDVDTKSEASPLPHHVVGVTWYHTSRILLYSRFLRRHPVASSPTTGEDDTRAFHAICSDAAQAVVDLLSMLDKHRLLQHVSSDIIHLLSLTTLFEAYDSVSSDPALANRAKINFSQCCLWLREFSSSWASASAHRVFFEGLIRGGLHLSSPEDDQRGTKDQNAGQIEPPPSIEDGLRAVRQQFTSNGPQQAYAIPTLMENPTDLAPVNLFQLPQYYWNHLSVNESDANQFPDHPTPERNSTNLQFVQSSEPNHLPATSPITQLNHLPSDPAASVSANKNMRARWDSRLSGETRPTDIESMKDDHVEGEHFVNPMSGVDQNAIYSALMTYMVDAIKGGS
- a CDS encoding hypothetical protein (HMMPfam hit to Zn_clus, Fungal Zn(2)-Cys(6) binuclear cluster domain, score: 41.9, E(): 1.8e-09), translated to MTYCGDVQPSSIRSRLCTCNTYSQWSERGSTLMATELRHARFGFYLLGGRWPISRRCVGQRRATKRWLLYFVGRKHFCQCIQSSPLFTTDIIMRSSHAQYRFDKRPPLTKGSACSECKARKVRCPAEKPACSNCVRHSKTCHYPPSRSNIGRTVDGDRSTQSLRALDPPRAVTHPYSPRQRASQSQTPGLDPPRQELHQTTSNLAFFHQPSLGERNQPMPSHLDEVDLSWLLSIPDPRATDVPDMDATAQEHWIVLSAGFEHISSSTDLGGPRRELLLRTRNPICLPARDYIEIADRIYALTRLIRLPRIHRRRTCMSRTYLRRPLHKKTIILELISNSSSSTFDLNSVVERFASSLPKELKSFEPATSDPLKAATVFMMQTILSATRMYLADTNDYESPNDAALYQARRIVDLMRITNANGALPPSLSLFILWTLACKILIREVKRLTQLGENIATIPLDADIDQLFQTFSVAAQKAPLVSVDRLRKLMCFDL